A window of the Rhodoferax sp. GW822-FHT02A01 genome harbors these coding sequences:
- a CDS encoding flagellar basal body rod protein: MSSISSIAQSGMNAAQRQLDAVATNVAKFATEGLQNRDVLQTALAVGGVVANVASSGSSGSSLATDLVTQLQAKNSFLANLAVFKAGDAIAGALLDQKA; encoded by the coding sequence ATGTCCTCCATCAGCTCCATAGCCCAGTCTGGGATGAATGCCGCGCAGCGCCAGCTGGATGCGGTGGCCACCAATGTCGCCAAATTCGCCACCGAAGGACTCCAGAACCGCGATGTGCTGCAAACGGCACTGGCTGTGGGTGGCGTGGTAGCGAATGTCGCGAGTTCAGGGTCCTCTGGGTCATCCCTGGCAACCGATCTGGTAACGCAATTGCAAGCCAAGAATTCGTTCCTCGCCAATTTGGCAGTTTTCAAGGCGGGCGACGCCATCGCCGGCGCTCTGCTGGATCAGAAGGCGTAG
- the adk gene encoding adenylate kinase, with the protein MRLILLGAPGAGKGTQATFICQKFGIPQISTGDMLRAAVKAGTPLGLEAKAVMAAGGLVSDELIINLVKERLTQPDCANGFLFDGFPRTIPQADAMKAAGVTLDYVLEIDVPFEAIIERMSGRRSHAASGRTYHVKFNPPKVEGLDDITGEPLIQREDDKEETVRKRLDVYSAQTRPLVQYYSEWAQKEPTKAPKYRAISGMGDVDSITARVFEALQ; encoded by the coding sequence ATGAGACTGATTCTGTTGGGCGCACCCGGCGCCGGGAAAGGCACACAAGCCACATTCATTTGCCAAAAATTCGGCATCCCGCAGATTTCCACGGGTGATATGTTGCGCGCAGCGGTCAAGGCCGGTACTCCCCTGGGCTTGGAAGCCAAGGCGGTGATGGCTGCGGGTGGTCTGGTCAGCGACGAGCTGATCATCAATCTGGTCAAGGAGCGTCTCACGCAGCCGGACTGTGCCAACGGCTTCCTGTTCGACGGATTCCCTCGCACCATCCCCCAAGCTGATGCCATGAAGGCCGCTGGTGTGACGCTGGACTATGTGCTGGAAATCGACGTTCCCTTTGAAGCCATCATTGAGCGCATGAGCGGACGCCGTTCGCACGCAGCATCGGGCCGCACTTACCATGTGAAATTCAACCCACCCAAGGTGGAAGGCCTGGACGACATTACCGGCGAGCCGCTGATCCAGCGCGAAGACGACAAGGAAGAGACCGTTCGCAAGCGTCTGGATGTGTACAGCGCGCAAACGCGCCCACTGGTGCAGTACTACTCCGAGTGGGCCCAAAAGGAGCCAACCAAGGCACCCAAGTACCGCGCCATCAGCGGCATGGGCGATGTGGACTCCATCACGGCGCGGGTGTTTGAAGCACTTCAGTAA
- the lpxK gene encoding tetraacyldisaccharide 4'-kinase, giving the protein MGVGHDLPQKLGMTLVSAWQRRGVIATLLLPISLVYAALVFLRRWTYQSGLRKAKVLDRPVIVVGNAIAGGAGKTPTTVSIVLHLRSRGWKVGVVSRGYGRQSDDVRAVSAKDNVASVGDEPLLIARATDVPVYVGRDRHAAASALLMQHPDTQLLVCDDGLQHYALYRDIEVCVFDDRGVGNGWMLPAGPLREPWPRKALQAVGQDDARLLVLHTGLHKRLPGFSAERSLDRHAVDRHGAKIEIATLRQPLLALAGIARPEAFFSSLTAMGIALDKSLPLPDHFDFQSLNADLLQGYQVLCTEKDAAKLWEIWPDALAVPLIQTQESAFWVALDGLVDDVRRTKLSSTHGHQTA; this is encoded by the coding sequence ATGGGCGTTGGCCATGATCTGCCCCAGAAGCTGGGCATGACCTTGGTCAGCGCCTGGCAGCGTCGCGGAGTCATTGCCACCCTTCTGCTCCCCATCAGTCTTGTCTACGCCGCCTTGGTATTTCTGCGCCGCTGGACCTATCAATCAGGACTGCGCAAGGCAAAGGTATTAGACCGCCCTGTCATCGTGGTCGGCAATGCCATTGCGGGCGGAGCCGGCAAGACGCCAACCACGGTGTCCATTGTTTTGCACTTGCGCTCGCGTGGATGGAAGGTGGGCGTTGTGTCACGCGGTTATGGGCGCCAAAGTGACGACGTTCGCGCAGTTTCCGCCAAGGACAACGTTGCATCCGTGGGTGACGAGCCTTTGCTGATTGCACGCGCTACGGATGTGCCGGTTTACGTGGGGCGTGACCGCCACGCCGCAGCTAGCGCCTTGCTTATGCAACACCCGGATACGCAGCTACTGGTGTGCGATGACGGGCTGCAGCATTACGCCTTGTACAGAGACATAGAGGTTTGTGTATTTGATGATCGCGGCGTGGGCAACGGCTGGATGCTACCCGCCGGCCCCCTGCGTGAGCCGTGGCCGCGAAAGGCCTTGCAGGCGGTGGGACAGGATGATGCGCGCTTGCTGGTATTGCATACCGGCTTGCACAAACGCTTGCCTGGATTCTCCGCAGAGCGCTCTCTGGACCGCCATGCTGTTGACCGCCATGGCGCAAAGATCGAAATCGCCACGCTGAGGCAGCCGTTGTTGGCGCTGGCTGGTATTGCCAGACCCGAAGCGTTCTTTTCGTCTCTTACCGCGATGGGTATTGCGCTGGACAAATCGCTACCGCTGCCCGACCACTTCGACTTCCAGTCACTGAACGCCGACCTGTTGCAGGGTTACCAGGTTCTCTGCACCGAAAAGGATGCCGCCAAGCTTTGGGAAATCTGGCCCGATGCGTTGGCCGTACCGTTGATCCAGACGCAGGAATCCGCCTTTTGGGTTGCACTGGATGGTCTGGTGGATGATGTGCGCCGTACAAAGCTATCATCCACACATGGACACCAAACTGCTTGA
- a CDS encoding biopolymer transporter ExbD codes for MNFRKRTNEEPEINLIPFIDVLLVVLIFLMLSTTYSKFTEMQIVLPAADTEAQKDYPKELIVAIAADGNLSVNKMPLVSRTLDSIAAALTDAAKGGKDAVVVISADASAKHQSVITVMEAARRAGLNHITFATQTSAQAGIQ; via the coding sequence ATGAACTTTCGCAAAAGAACCAATGAAGAGCCGGAAATCAATCTGATTCCGTTCATCGACGTGCTGTTGGTGGTGCTGATCTTTCTGATGCTTTCCACCACCTACAGCAAGTTCACGGAAATGCAGATTGTCCTGCCCGCAGCGGATACGGAAGCCCAGAAGGACTACCCCAAGGAATTGATCGTGGCCATCGCCGCGGACGGCAATCTCAGCGTGAACAAGATGCCCCTGGTAAGTCGCACACTGGACAGCATCGCGGCGGCACTGACAGATGCGGCCAAAGGTGGAAAGGATGCCGTTGTGGTGATCAGCGCGGACGCCAGCGCCAAACACCAGTCCGTGATCACGGTCATGGAAGCTGCACGGCGCGCAGGCCTGAACCACATCACGTTCGCGACACAGACGTCCGCTCAGGCTGGTATTCAGTAA
- a CDS encoding PilZ domain-containing protein: protein MSDNENTPDAVNRLPLRALGLKPGMALQTRRLVAGASKRESQFFGAIEGKGVMVGALGTDTEPSDLKAGDICLVRGFTGQYEYSFPSKVLQTFVQPFTYALLAYPAQVDAKLVRQSMRVKRSWPTRVALPQPGDQTSNVAVTLIDISVRGAMIKADSSLAPVGANLRMTMSVQVDETPQELVLQAIVCHNNRASYEDAYFVGVSFKDLKQQDKLVLSYLTQTS, encoded by the coding sequence ATGTCCGATAACGAGAACACTCCCGACGCAGTCAACCGGTTGCCATTGCGTGCCCTGGGGCTAAAACCCGGCATGGCACTGCAGACCCGACGCCTGGTTGCAGGTGCCAGCAAGCGGGAGTCCCAGTTTTTCGGCGCTATTGAGGGCAAAGGTGTGATGGTGGGGGCATTGGGAACCGATACCGAGCCCAGCGATCTGAAGGCGGGTGACATATGCCTGGTACGTGGCTTTACCGGGCAATACGAATACTCGTTTCCATCCAAGGTGCTGCAAACCTTTGTGCAGCCTTTCACCTACGCGCTGCTGGCCTATCCGGCCCAGGTTGACGCCAAGCTGGTACGCCAGAGCATGCGCGTCAAGCGCTCCTGGCCAACTCGCGTCGCTTTGCCGCAACCCGGAGACCAGACCAGCAATGTGGCGGTCACGCTGATCGACATCAGCGTACGCGGCGCCATGATCAAGGCCGACAGCAGTCTGGCCCCGGTAGGCGCCAACCTGCGCATGACCATGTCGGTTCAGGTTGATGAAACGCCGCAAGAACTGGTGCTGCAGGCAATCGTCTGCCACAACAACCGCGCCAGCTACGAAGACGCCTACTTCGTGGGTGTTTCGTTCAAGGATTTGAAGCAGCAGGACAAACTGGTGCTGAGCTACCTGACCCAGACTTCCTGA
- a CDS encoding MotA/TolQ/ExbB proton channel family protein: MLSIIQAAGWPIWPLVACSVLALAIIIERFISLQTKKVAPARLLDEVIGVTRKGIPGSEVINQLEKNSALGKVLASGLRAVNTEPLLSEEDLRASMESVGRQVAHRLEHYLSALGTIASAAPLMGLFGTVVGMIEIFGSQAPGGSSGGNPAQLAHGISIALYNTAFGLIVAIPSLIFWRYFRGRVDEYLLTLELSADRLARHLKALRK; the protein is encoded by the coding sequence TTGCTTTCCATCATACAAGCCGCTGGCTGGCCAATTTGGCCTCTTGTCGCATGCTCGGTTCTCGCCCTGGCAATCATCATTGAACGCTTCATCAGTCTGCAGACCAAGAAGGTGGCGCCCGCCCGCCTTTTGGACGAAGTCATTGGCGTGACGCGCAAAGGAATTCCTGGAAGCGAAGTCATCAACCAACTGGAGAAGAACTCCGCCTTGGGAAAGGTGCTTGCCAGCGGACTGCGCGCAGTGAATACCGAGCCGCTGCTCAGCGAAGAAGACTTGCGGGCTAGCATGGAGAGCGTGGGTCGCCAGGTCGCCCATCGACTGGAGCATTACCTCAGCGCGCTGGGCACGATTGCTTCTGCCGCACCCCTGATGGGACTGTTTGGCACGGTGGTGGGCATGATCGAAATTTTTGGCTCGCAGGCGCCAGGGGGATCAAGCGGTGGCAATCCGGCGCAGTTGGCGCACGGTATTTCCATTGCGCTCTACAACACCGCTTTCGGTCTGATCGTGGCCATCCCTTCGCTCATCTTCTGGCGCTACTTCCGTGGTCGTGTGGACGAGTACCTGCTGACATTGGAGTTGTCTGCTGATCGGCTGGCGCGCCATCTCAAAGCGTTGCGCAAGTAA
- a CDS encoding alpha/beta hydrolase, translating to MSPPPTTSIASGKTTPWLRRAGALFLLLVLLGALGFWLGPRNPMGGSVATVRPLPPQDITALADWVDASEKAFPDIKPGNAKGIVWASAPGVRTHWSVVYIHGFSASRMETAPLAETVAAQLGANVFYTRLTGHGRTDGAAMGEASAQDWMADTLEAVRIGQTLGDKVLLISCSTGSTLATWLGTSPDASRVAAHVFVSPNFGPKDKRSELINGPWGQRIALWVQGPTRSSTPESAAEAQAWTESYPTKALFPMMALVKSVRNSDLSRFQTPVLVLFSEADQTVDVAQTRSAFTRLGAAHKSIEPVTYSKAQGQHVLVGAIKDPAAVAPMAQTIVQWVQSLPKELR from the coding sequence ATGTCACCTCCCCCCACCACATCCATTGCAAGCGGCAAGACCACCCCATGGCTGCGTCGTGCAGGCGCCCTGTTTTTGCTGTTGGTACTGCTGGGAGCGCTGGGCTTCTGGCTGGGGCCACGCAACCCGATGGGAGGCTCTGTGGCGACCGTTAGGCCTCTGCCTCCGCAGGACATAACAGCGTTGGCCGATTGGGTCGACGCCAGCGAAAAGGCGTTTCCCGACATCAAACCCGGCAATGCCAAAGGCATTGTCTGGGCCAGTGCGCCAGGCGTGCGCACGCACTGGTCCGTGGTGTACATCCACGGCTTTTCGGCCAGCCGCATGGAAACCGCGCCGCTGGCCGAGACGGTGGCGGCGCAGTTGGGCGCCAATGTGTTCTACACCCGACTGACAGGCCATGGGCGTACCGATGGCGCAGCCATGGGAGAAGCCAGCGCACAGGACTGGATGGCAGATACGCTGGAGGCCGTGCGCATAGGACAGACGCTGGGGGACAAGGTGCTGCTGATCAGTTGTTCGACTGGCTCCACGCTCGCGACCTGGCTGGGCACATCGCCGGATGCATCACGGGTTGCCGCCCATGTGTTTGTGTCGCCCAACTTCGGTCCCAAGGACAAACGCTCGGAACTGATCAACGGTCCTTGGGGCCAACGCATCGCGCTGTGGGTGCAAGGCCCCACCCGCAGTTCAACGCCCGAAAGTGCCGCGGAGGCGCAGGCCTGGACCGAAAGCTATCCCACAAAGGCACTTTTCCCCATGATGGCCTTGGTCAAAAGCGTGCGCAACAGCGACCTGTCGCGGTTTCAGACGCCTGTGCTGGTGCTGTTCAGCGAAGCTGATCAGACCGTGGATGTGGCACAGACCCGCTCTGCATTTACCCGGCTGGGTGCGGCCCATAAGTCCATTGAGCCAGTAACCTATAGCAAAGCCCAGGGGCAGCACGTGCTGGTCGGCGCCATCAAGGACCCGGCAGCCGTTGCGCCCATGGCTCAGACCATTGTCCAATGGGTTCAATCCCTTCCCAAGGAGCTGCGCTGA
- the kdsB gene encoding 3-deoxy-manno-octulosonate cytidylyltransferase, which produces MAFTVLIPARLASTRLPNKPLADIAGIPMVVRVAQRVTRGMPPTVRVVVAADHPSILLACQQFGVEAVLTREDHPSGSDRLAEACVLLGLADEDIVVNVQGDEPLIDPALVHAVARLLEQNQGASMGTAAHSIDSVQDFKNPNVVKVVLNASGMALYFSRAPISWWRDGFAEGIQTLPKPAPLRHIGIYSYRVGFLRSFPSLAQAPMEITEALEQLRALWHGHQIAVHTTDAAPGAGVDTPEDLERVRRVFAAGAPPASSVS; this is translated from the coding sequence ATGGCGTTTACCGTATTGATACCGGCGCGGTTGGCGTCGACCCGGCTTCCCAACAAACCGCTGGCAGACATTGCTGGCATTCCCATGGTAGTCCGCGTGGCGCAACGTGTGACTCGGGGGATGCCACCCACGGTGCGGGTTGTGGTGGCGGCGGATCACCCTAGCATCCTATTGGCATGCCAACAGTTTGGCGTGGAGGCCGTGCTGACCCGTGAAGACCACCCCTCGGGCAGCGACCGCCTGGCCGAAGCCTGCGTGCTGCTGGGTTTGGCCGACGAAGACATCGTCGTGAACGTGCAAGGGGACGAGCCCTTGATAGACCCCGCCTTGGTACATGCAGTTGCTCGATTGCTGGAACAAAACCAGGGCGCGAGCATGGGCACGGCAGCGCACAGCATTGACAGTGTGCAAGACTTCAAGAATCCGAATGTGGTCAAGGTTGTCCTGAACGCTTCGGGAATGGCTTTGTATTTCAGCCGGGCACCTATCTCCTGGTGGCGTGACGGCTTTGCCGAAGGCATTCAGACGCTGCCAAAGCCTGCGCCACTTCGCCACATCGGTATCTACTCCTACCGTGTGGGGTTCTTGCGCAGCTTTCCCTCTCTGGCACAGGCGCCCATGGAAATAACCGAAGCACTGGAGCAACTGCGCGCCCTGTGGCACGGCCACCAGATTGCCGTACATACGACCGATGCTGCGCCGGGCGCAGGGGTCGATACACCGGAAGACTTGGAACGTGTTCGACGCGTGTTTGCTGCCGGCGCCCCACCTGCATCATCTGTAAGTTAG
- a CDS encoding Fe-Mn family superoxide dismutase, which produces MEHTLPALPYAIDALAPAYSKETLEFHHGKHHNAYVVNLNNLQKGTEFESMTLEEIIKKSSGGIYNNAAQIWNHTFFWNGMKPAGGGEPTGALATAISAKWGSYAAFKEAFVKSAVGNFGSGWTWLVKKPDGSVDIVNTGAAGTPLTTADKALLTVDVWEHAYYIDYRNLRQKYVETFFDKLVNWGFAEGNFA; this is translated from the coding sequence ATGGAACACACCTTGCCCGCCTTGCCCTACGCGATTGACGCACTGGCACCTGCCTATTCCAAAGAGACTTTGGAGTTCCACCACGGCAAGCACCACAACGCCTATGTGGTGAACCTGAACAACCTGCAAAAGGGCACCGAATTCGAGAGCATGACCCTCGAAGAAATTATCAAGAAGTCCAGCGGCGGCATCTACAACAATGCAGCACAGATCTGGAACCACACCTTCTTCTGGAACGGCATGAAGCCCGCAGGCGGCGGTGAACCCACAGGTGCACTGGCTACCGCCATTTCCGCCAAGTGGGGCAGCTACGCTGCCTTCAAGGAAGCCTTCGTGAAGTCTGCGGTCGGCAATTTCGGCTCCGGCTGGACCTGGCTGGTCAAGAAACCCGATGGCTCGGTTGATATCGTCAATACCGGCGCTGCCGGCACTCCCTTGACCACCGCTGACAAGGCACTGCTGACGGTTGACGTATGGGAACATGCGTACTACATTGACTACCGCAATCTGCGCCAGAAATATGTGGAAACCTTCTTTGACAAGCTGGTCAACTGGGGCTTTGCGGAAGGCAACTTCGCCTGA
- a CDS encoding asparaginase encodes MAKKVVFLGMGGTIAGKAQNAGDNVGYTAGQVGVQQLLQSVPGLDKAVGDDLPVSEQVCQIDSKDLEHCDWFTLTARVLHHLQMPDVRAVVITHGTDTLEETAYWLSRALPGKMLNQKPVVLTCAMRPASSLAPDGPTNMADAATVACFQGARGLLVVCAGKIFEAAHVQKVHPYRVDAFDAGEAGPLGVVEEGSVRLLFNWPNADALRPGLDCAQLQARGLPRVEVLLNHAGASGAIVRSLLNPVEGDAPVRGIVVAGTGNGTIHKDLEAALQLAQRQGVRVVRVSRCAYGCVVGSAAADGAFAHYGLSAVKARIALMLDLVEAT; translated from the coding sequence ATGGCGAAAAAAGTGGTTTTTCTAGGTATGGGTGGGACGATTGCTGGCAAGGCGCAGAACGCTGGAGACAACGTGGGATACACGGCCGGCCAAGTGGGCGTTCAACAGTTGCTTCAGTCGGTGCCTGGTCTTGACAAGGCAGTGGGCGACGATCTGCCTGTGTCTGAACAGGTGTGTCAGATCGACAGCAAGGATCTTGAGCACTGTGATTGGTTCACGTTGACTGCCAGGGTTCTCCACCATCTGCAGATGCCGGATGTGCGCGCAGTCGTCATCACGCACGGGACGGATACGCTGGAAGAAACCGCCTACTGGTTGTCGCGAGCGTTGCCAGGGAAGATGCTCAACCAGAAGCCAGTGGTATTGACCTGCGCCATGCGGCCGGCCAGTTCACTGGCGCCGGACGGGCCCACGAATATGGCGGATGCAGCCACGGTGGCATGTTTTCAAGGTGCGCGGGGCCTGTTGGTGGTGTGCGCGGGCAAGATTTTCGAAGCGGCGCATGTGCAGAAGGTGCATCCCTATCGCGTCGACGCATTTGATGCGGGCGAGGCCGGCCCCCTCGGCGTGGTGGAGGAAGGGAGCGTTCGCCTGTTGTTCAATTGGCCGAATGCGGATGCTCTGCGGCCTGGACTGGACTGCGCACAGTTGCAGGCGCGCGGTTTGCCGCGTGTGGAAGTCTTGCTGAATCACGCAGGTGCCAGTGGTGCCATCGTGCGCAGCCTGCTCAACCCTGTGGAGGGTGACGCACCGGTACGCGGCATTGTCGTTGCCGGAACCGGCAACGGCACTATTCACAAGGATCTTGAGGCCGCGTTGCAGCTTGCACAACGTCAGGGCGTACGGGTCGTGCGCGTTAGCCGATGCGCCTACGGCTGTGTAGTGGGTTCTGCCGCCGCCGATGGTGCCTTTGCGCATTACGGTTTGTCGGCCGTAAAGGCTCGCATCGCGCTCATGCTGGACCTGGTTGAGGCGACTTAG
- a CDS encoding Trm112 family protein — translation MDTKLLELIVCPVTKGPLEYDREKQELISRSARLAYPVRDGIPVLLENEARTLSDAELGL, via the coding sequence ATGGACACCAAACTGCTTGAACTGATTGTCTGCCCCGTCACCAAAGGGCCACTTGAGTACGACCGTGAGAAACAGGAGCTGATCTCCCGCTCTGCCCGCTTGGCTTATCCGGTGCGAGACGGCATACCCGTGCTACTGGAGAACGAAGCACGGACACTCAGCGACGCCGAACTTGGCCTGTAA
- a CDS encoding NAD(P)/FAD-dependent oxidoreductase: protein MNPSAEHLDCLVIGAGVVGLAIARALAQQGRDVVVVEAQSAIGTQTSARNSEVIHAGIYYPEGSLKARLCVRGRQLLYAYCAERTIAHRRCGKLIVATDEDQLKALVQLQLRAQANGVSDLVWLDGTQAHTLEPALRCVAALHSPSTGIVDSQSFMRALHADLEDAGGVVVFNTRVERRDDQGERGAQWVLQDGTRVVAMSVVNAAGLQAPDLACQIEGLDSAHIPTPHFAKGNYFALTGRAPFSRLIYPAPEAAGLGVHLTLDLGGQARFGPDVEWVDDPEDLQVRPQRGDVFYAEVRKYWPELPHGALVPAFAGMRPKISGPGEAAADFCIQGPQDHGVPGLVNLFGIESPGLTSALAIGEMVARLAANG, encoded by the coding sequence GTGAACCCATCCGCTGAACATCTGGATTGCCTGGTGATCGGTGCCGGGGTGGTCGGATTGGCGATTGCCCGTGCCTTGGCGCAGCAAGGGCGCGATGTGGTGGTCGTGGAAGCACAAAGCGCCATCGGCACCCAGACCAGCGCTCGCAACAGCGAAGTCATCCATGCGGGCATCTACTACCCCGAAGGTTCACTGAAAGCCCGCTTGTGCGTGCGGGGACGGCAGCTGCTTTACGCCTATTGCGCCGAGCGCACCATTGCACACAGGCGTTGCGGCAAACTCATAGTCGCCACCGATGAGGACCAACTAAAGGCTCTGGTGCAGTTGCAATTGCGGGCACAGGCCAATGGCGTTTCGGACCTTGTCTGGCTCGATGGGACCCAGGCACACACTCTGGAGCCTGCACTGCGTTGCGTGGCGGCTTTGCATTCGCCTTCTACCGGCATCGTGGACAGCCAGTCCTTCATGCGTGCGCTGCATGCCGATCTGGAAGACGCGGGTGGTGTCGTCGTGTTCAATACGCGAGTGGAGCGCCGGGATGATCAAGGCGAACGTGGTGCGCAATGGGTGCTGCAGGATGGCACCCGTGTTGTTGCGATGTCCGTCGTCAATGCAGCCGGTCTACAGGCGCCTGACCTGGCCTGTCAGATTGAGGGCCTGGACTCTGCCCATATCCCTACGCCGCACTTTGCCAAGGGCAATTACTTTGCACTGACAGGCCGCGCACCTTTTTCGCGGCTGATATACCCTGCGCCCGAGGCGGCTGGTCTGGGCGTTCACCTCACATTGGATCTGGGCGGGCAGGCCCGTTTCGGGCCTGATGTGGAGTGGGTCGATGATCCAGAGGACTTGCAAGTCCGACCGCAACGCGGGGATGTGTTCTATGCCGAAGTGCGCAAGTACTGGCCCGAGCTCCCGCATGGCGCGCTGGTTCCGGCATTTGCGGGCATGCGGCCCAAGATCAGCGGTCCGGGTGAGGCTGCTGCCGATTTCTGCATACAAGGTCCGCAGGATCACGGCGTACCGGGGCTGGTCAACCTGTTTGGCATTGAGTCGCCAGGGTTGACCAGTGCGCTGGCGATCGGCGAGATGGTGGCTAGGCTCGCAGCGAACGGATAG
- the xseA gene encoding exodeoxyribonuclease VII large subunit: MVDAFDAEPRQRVWPVGALCRAIADALESRFNPVAVAGEISGFSRAASGHCYFSLKDASGQLRCAMFRRAASMLDFVPRDGDKVEVRGRLGVYEPRGELQLIVESLARAGQGSLFEQFLQLKAKLEAQGLFDPARKRPLPAMPRGIGLVTSLGAAALHDVVSALQRRVPHIPVTLAPASVQGENAPRELVQALQSLYAQAQDGPAVGNGVPVDVILLVRGGGALEDLWAFNDEQLARTVAASPVPVISGVGHETDFTIADFVADLRAPTPTAAAEMVSADRDSYLRELSDLEQHLRKALVRFMEREAQQVDHLAARIGRPSGALTRHAAGLATLQQGMQYALRAGVQRRCDAVDRLGQSLPRAAQLAVQRLHDSCDRAELRLRALDPALVLQRGYAWLTTHSGAPITSVSQVAKGEELMATLADGTVDLLVQNAKSN; this comes from the coding sequence ATGGTTGATGCCTTCGATGCAGAGCCAAGGCAGCGTGTTTGGCCGGTTGGCGCCCTTTGCCGCGCCATCGCTGATGCGCTGGAATCGCGCTTCAATCCGGTAGCGGTTGCCGGGGAGATATCCGGCTTTTCCCGCGCTGCCAGCGGGCATTGTTATTTCTCGTTGAAGGACGCAAGCGGTCAATTGCGCTGCGCCATGTTTCGCCGGGCTGCCAGCATGCTGGACTTTGTTCCGCGCGACGGCGACAAGGTGGAGGTGCGTGGGCGTCTGGGTGTATACGAGCCCCGAGGCGAATTGCAGCTAATTGTGGAAAGTCTGGCGCGGGCAGGACAGGGCAGTCTGTTCGAGCAGTTTCTGCAGTTGAAAGCCAAGCTGGAGGCGCAGGGGCTGTTTGACCCCGCCCGAAAGCGCCCATTGCCAGCTATGCCTAGGGGCATAGGCTTGGTGACTTCGCTGGGCGCGGCGGCCCTGCACGATGTGGTAAGTGCGCTGCAAAGGCGTGTACCGCACATCCCCGTAACCCTGGCGCCCGCTTCTGTGCAAGGGGAAAACGCACCGCGAGAGCTGGTGCAGGCCCTGCAATCGCTGTATGCACAAGCGCAGGACGGGCCGGCAGTAGGCAACGGCGTTCCGGTCGACGTGATTCTGCTGGTGCGTGGTGGCGGCGCGCTGGAAGACCTGTGGGCCTTCAACGACGAACAACTGGCGCGTACCGTGGCGGCAAGCCCGGTACCCGTCATCAGCGGGGTAGGGCATGAAACCGATTTCACCATAGCCGACTTCGTTGCCGACCTGCGCGCTCCCACGCCAACGGCTGCGGCGGAAATGGTCAGTGCCGACCGTGATTCGTATTTGCGGGAGCTCAGCGACCTGGAGCAACACCTGCGCAAAGCCTTGGTGCGTTTCATGGAGCGCGAGGCACAGCAGGTGGATCATCTGGCTGCGCGGATCGGACGTCCGTCGGGCGCCTTGACCCGCCATGCCGCTGGTCTGGCCACATTGCAGCAGGGCATGCAATACGCCCTGCGTGCGGGAGTGCAGCGACGCTGCGATGCAGTGGATCGACTAGGGCAAAGCCTGCCCCGTGCTGCCCAGCTTGCCGTGCAGCGGTTGCATGACTCCTGCGACCGGGCAGAGCTGCGGCTGCGTGCGCTGGATCCGGCTTTGGTTCTGCAGCGCGGATATGCGTGGCTCACCACGCACAGTGGTGCGCCCATCACTTCTGTGAGCCAGGTCGCAAAGGGCGAGGAGTTGATGGCAACTTTGGCCGACGGTACGGTTGATCTGTTGGTGCAAAACGCGAAAAGCAATTAG